The Pseudoalteromonas tunicata genome segment AGAGCGACAAAAAAAGGTAACAGCACATGATAAATCAGTCACTTAAAAAGGATGTAAGATGAAGTATTTAGTCACGGGCGCAGCGGGATTTATTGGCAGTTTTGTCGCTGAGCGCTTATGTGAAATGGGACACCAAGTTATTGGGCTTGATAATTTAAATGATTATTACGATCCTGCCTTAAAGTTAGCGCGGTTAAAACGGATTGAACACTTTGCTAATTTTACCTTTATTAAAATGGACTTAGCCGACAGAGACGCCATTGCAGCGCTATTTGCTCGCGCACAATTTGACTGCGTTATTCATTTAGCCGCGCAAGCAGGGGTGCGTTATTCAATCGATAACCCAATGGCCTATATTGATTCAAACTTGGTTGGCATGGCAACGGTTCTCGAAGGATGCAGGCACAACAAAGTGCAGCACTTAGTGTATGCGTCATCAAGTTCTGTTTATGGCGCCAATACGAAAGTGCCTTTTGCCGAAAGCGACCAAGTCGACCACCCAGTCTCACTTTATGCCGCGACTAAAAAATCAAACGAGCTGATGGCCCATACTTATAGCCATTTGTATCAACTACCGACCACCGGATTACGTTTTTTTACTGTGTATGGCCCGTGGGGACGCCCCGATATGGCACCGTTTTTATTTACCGACGCCATTGCCCATCAGCGGCCAATAAAAGTATTTAACCATGGCAACATGCGCCGCGACTTTACCTATATAGACGATATAGTCGAAGGCGTGATTCGAATTCAAGCGCTTATTCCAGCGCCAAATAAAGTCGAACTAAACAAAGAGTTAAATGAAGAGCTAAGTAAAGGAACAACCCAGCAAAGTCGGTCACCTTATTACCAACTTTATAATATTGGTAATAACCAACCCGAAACGTTAGAGCACTTTATTAGCTGTATCGAAACCGCATTAGGTAAAAAAGCCATTAAAGAGTATTTACCAATGCAAGCGGGCGATGTAATACAAACTTATGCCGATGTCAGTTCCCTTGAAAGCGCAATTGATTTTAAACCCAATACCACACTTGCCGACGGCATTAGCCAATTTGTAAATTGGTATACTGATTTTTATAAACCCAGCGGATTTTAAATTCACGGCTCATTCGTAGGTGCAAGCCAGCTTGCTTGGTAGATAAAACCTTCCCGCGCCATTTGGCCGTTTTAAACGATTCGCTGGCAGGCCATCACCTACGATTGAAGCGGAATGGTTTTTCACGTAGGTGCAAGCCTGCTTGCGAAGGAAGATGTAATCTTCCCGCTTTTTAAACATAGCCATTCGGTCGTTTCGAAAGATTTGCCGATGGGCCATCTTAAAAGATTCGCAAATCGGCCATCTTAAAAGATTTGCTGGCAGGCCATCACCTACGGGTGTTATCAATATGCTTGTCTGATATGCGTTATAACGATTTTTTGGTTATGGCAAATATTTACAATTCCAAAAAGGGTAATTTTGCACTGAATCGATGATCCCGGCTCGCAACGGGTTGGCAATGATGTATCTGGCTTGATGATATAAATCTTGTTCGCTTCGAATCTGATGCTCGTAATAATAACGTTGCCAAATGGTATGTTTTTGTTGGTATTTTAGGTTTATTTTTCGTGTAACCAAGGATTTAAATCGTTGGACAATGAGTGGCAATGGCTCATTGTTTTGTAATTGAATTAACCAATGTAAATGGTCTGGCATTAAGACATATGCAATTGTTTTGGTTCGATTGTTGTGATCGTTTTCGTACATGGTTTTGATGGCGATATGCGCATTGTCAAATTGGTTGAACCACGGTGTTCGGTTATCGGTGCACAAGGTGATGGCATAATAAGCGTCAGGTATTGATTGTCTGTATTTGCGCAGGTTTTGATACATGATGAAGTCCATTTCATGTTTTGTTTCAAGATAGGCCAGATATTTTGTCAATGCAAAATAGGTTCAAGTTGGTTTTTCACGTAGGTGCAAGCCTGCTTGCTTGGTCGATGAAACCTTCCTGCTTTTATGTTTATGGTTTAGACAGAACCAACGGCAAGCCGTTGGAAAAGACTTAAACGGCAAGCCATCTTAAAAGATTCGCTGGCAGGCTATCACCTACGATTGAACTGAAATGGTTGTTTTATGTAGGAGCAACAACAATGTTCTCAGGTTCTTTTTTAAATCCAGTTCGATAAGGTGTTTACAATCCTAGCCCAAAAAGTATAAATTGCGACAAACCAAGCACTTGTAACACACTGAAATATCAAACCACTAGCCAAGTGATTATTCTGTGGCGGTGGTCAAAAATAATAAGGAATAAAATGAAAGTTACATTTTACGGTATTGGGTATGTAGGAT includes the following:
- a CDS encoding NAD-dependent epimerase, with protein sequence MKYLVTGAAGFIGSFVAERLCEMGHQVIGLDNLNDYYDPALKLARLKRIEHFANFTFIKMDLADRDAIAALFARAQFDCVIHLAAQAGVRYSIDNPMAYIDSNLVGMATVLEGCRHNKVQHLVYASSSSVYGANTKVPFAESDQVDHPVSLYAATKKSNELMAHTYSHLYQLPTTGLRFFTVYGPWGRPDMAPFLFTDAIAHQRPIKVFNHGNMRRDFTYIDDIVEGVIRIQALIPAPNKVELNKELNEELSKGTTQQSRSPYYQLYNIGNNQPETLEHFISCIETALGKKAIKEYLPMQAGDVIQTYADVSSLESAIDFKPNTTLADGISQFVNWYTDFYKPSGF
- a CDS encoding REP-associated tyrosine transposase; amino-acid sequence: MYQNLRKYRQSIPDAYYAITLCTDNRTPWFNQFDNAHIAIKTMYENDHNNRTKTIAYVLMPDHLHWLIQLQNNEPLPLIVQRFKSLVTRKINLKYQQKHTIWQRYYYEHQIRSEQDLYHQARYIIANPLRAGIIDSVQNYPFWNCKYLP